In the genome of Chrysoperla carnea chromosome 5, inChrCarn1.1, whole genome shotgun sequence, the window CCAGAAACAAAGAAAGAAATGGAACAGTTTGGTAGTCTTACTGGTAAATTTGAGATGCCTGAAATGTCGGAAATAATGACCACATGGTTCCCTGGTTCCCAAACTACAAAGCAACAAAAAGCTATAAAAAGTACCAAAAAACGGCAGTAAAtatagttcaaaatttcaagttgtATCTGTGTTAATTATTTAGgaaaataattgtgttttttgtaattgagattttattaaataaattcttatttattgttttaaaaattgtatttttcatttaattcttcGATGCTAAATGTTCAATCATACCTGGATAAAATAAAGCGTAAGGGATTTTTATTCttgatgtaaaaaattttagcctAGGTTTAAATCACAGAATATTAATATTGCTTGCTTTCTTAATTTTTGCACTTTTATAAATTAGTCGAATCTCtgcttaagaaaaatttgtatagaagGCGCCACTGATCAAAGACGTGCCTTGTAAcatggaggttagagagaaggagaacgatcgctacgcgctaaagcattagcgcgtccctgaaaatttgtagaatttatagttcctttttcagccaccagctgCGCTGTCGTtggtaagtagtatctgcgaagttagctgtttatgagtacaagtagatgaagttagtgccattcaaatttataaagtagaatagataatttataatttattcattagtaaataataataataatttcattatttgcttttttttttcctttgaattatattatatacacgtatattaaacgttgatagatcatttgaaattagcgctaacagcccgcttttaatgagacaacttagcgatcccagcgcctcacttattttgtccatattttggggacaatattttctatagcgatcgttctccttctttataacctccatgctCCATGCCttgtaatgtttataaatatcagCTGAGTAAAACAATTGACAAtcaaatgttcaaaatttttgctGCTTGTGCTCAAAATGCTAATTAGTCATaaatcttaataataaaaatgctaatgaatataattattgatattagttttaattagaaTAACGCGTGTTATATGTCTATAATCAGAAGTCCCCCAAGTAAACAGTATTTATGAATATGATTGCCAATTcgcttaaaaattacttaaaatgtcgacagattcaaataaattttcataggtattgtaaaaattgttacttaatttcatgaaaaatcagtaaaaattgATAGATTTTCAGCAGTATTACTCGATGGAAAGCGAATTTCTAAACAAgttcaaaatgaaatcaaaGCAAAACTTGATTATCGAcagaaaaatggtttaaaagtACCACAATTAACTGTAATTCAAGTTGGAAATAACGCAGCTAGCGAAACATATATTAAGAATAAGTTAGCCGCAGCAAAATACGTAGGAATTGATtctaaagtaattaattttaacgaaaacgTTTCCGAAAAAGATTTAATTTCGTGTATTAAAGATTTAAACACGGATGCAAACGTTAATGGAATTCTGGTCCAATTACCTTTACCGAATCATAtcgacaaaaaattaatttgtaatataattaatccCAATAAGGATGTTGATGGTTTTCATTACCAAAATGCGGGAAAAATGTTTTACGATATAGAAAATTCGATTAAAGCTTGTACACCACTTGCggttgttgaaattttaaaaaggtttgtttcatcaataactttttaaagctctgaaattaattcgatactGTATTTTCAGATCCAACATCCAAACACTGGGGAAAACAGCCGTGGTTTGTGGCCGATCGAAAAATGTAGGGCTACCAATTGCTTTACTACTACAAGCggatagtaaaaaaacaaaatggggCTTAGACGCCACAGTTAGTATATGTAATCGAAATACATCACGATCCCAGCTAAGTGATTTATGTAAATTAGCCGATATTATAATATCGGCAACGGGTGTTCCAAATTTAATAACAGCGGATATAGTTAAACCTGGAGCTTGTATTATTGATGTTGGAATTACTCGAATACAAAACGAAAATGGCACTTTTAAGCTTGTAGGAGATGTCAATTTCGAAGGTAATACacgaattttgatttttggcatttgaaattatttttatttcgtattttaaggGGTTTCGAAAGTGGCAGGCCATATTACACCAGTTCCTGGGGGTGTTGGACCCATGACTGTGGCTATGTTGATGCAAAATGTACTTAATACAGTTGAAAGTTGATTTATttcagtattaaaattttttaacgttttaagataattttctttttctttttatccCGTTTCATTTCAGAAAGGATAATATGATATTTACCTACCTCTATACATGATGGCTACATTTCTGGAAAACCTGGAATTGTAATATCTTGAGTCACATTTAGTAATAAGATTTTCATGCACGTTATTTGTAAAACTCCCCCCCCCCCTCccactaaaattttcagaactgATTTAAACTTAGccaaactttatataaaaaaaatcaaatcttttatccaaaattgccctggcgctcgtatatCCTTAAAGTAATTGAAAGATACTAAATTGGTACgggaatttttgaaatattcaactggaaaaaatggaaaagtaAGGGAATTTCCTTCTAGAAAAACAGTAGCCACCATACTATTCCTTTCTTCGAGAGATTCAccgaaaatctttaaaaatatataaaatttcgaGAGATGTCATAAAAAATACTTGTACAACGtcaaatgaacccaatttttgtaacatttgggtcaaatttactttatgcatcaaattttttaatacggaaaatttgaaatcaataaggaagtttaaaaattgattcttgTAACCAAGTTAGGATAGGTGATTTGGAATTATATTTTActcataaaacatttatattaatatttttttattatcagatCAAAAAAGCGTACAAAAgtacaaatatcaaaattttaaatttctcttttcgaaaatttttttcctaaaaattatttgtttaattttttagaatcaatactgatttttaaattttcattctatTCATGAATTTAAATGATCAATTGTTTGAAAATCAGTCTCCAAATTTTGACCTAGTCCAAAAACTCTTaactttcaatttattttaagatttattgAATAAACGATTTCTTGAAACCACGATTAAATATTgtgcgtaaatttttttttagtacttttCTAAAGacctattttttaatgtaaaaatcatttaaaatcacgaagaaaattaattataatgctAACAACTCATCATTTGATGTACTTTCGTTTATTCAACCAAAAACTTTCTATCGTTGTTAAATTGCCATATTGAAAATCATTATTGAGATGTCACCAAAAGACACCGCTGCGGTATTTTTGTAATACTTTTTCtacagtttttgatattttttttaaatagtggaTTATTGGGGCATGTTCTTCCTCGTAGCGATTCAAGTGGAGTTCCTGGCGTAGGTGATAATATATTGATTGAATAAacgaatattcatttaattttttcatgatttaaGAAATTTCTTTTCTAATATAATTCTTACAAAATGAATGTTGCTGCCATCTGTGTTAACAACTAAAgagtaaatattgatataaaatgaTATGTATTTCTATGTTCCATAGATGTTCAATATTTTTGCTTCTGTTAATAGCCACTTCTCAGAAGTATTGACATTAACTGGTATTCACAGCCGTGACAAAGACATGATAAGTggcacaaatatttttgaaatgtattaaTGAAATGGTAGCAATATTCTGGTTATAATGTCCACTAAAATTCCGATTCCTTCTAATCACAAAAGGCTGTTATTTAACCTCAAGAGCCGTGGTTTCACTTCCAAACCAGTACTGACTTCTTAAAGAAGCAAttctttttgatgtttttacaTGCATTGAAATTCTTCCTAATGGTTCGTTTAAGAGCTTccaaaaaaccttttttcatcaaattaagAAGCAAAAATATTGAATGTCTATTGAGCACTTTAGAATGtgatgtgttttatttatttattgagacGAATGGTAACATTTGTTTGAGATAATgagtttgtaataattatttgtatgagCAAACTTCTTTTCTATAATTACACGATAAGCACGAATTTGATTTGGAAAAAGAAATGTAATCGTAACTTGCAAGCTAACAACAAAGaattaatcaattattgtttttactcactaattattaatttaaaaataatcacgtccatttttttttctaaattaacaaatgcaatttgtaatttaacgaaagaaaataacaaaatttttctaattattattctaaGAATTCAAGTTGTTCAGAAGGTTTTTAGGGCTTGGTCAAATCGGTTTCTGTTTGGTCTAACCTTTAATCACCTACTCGCAAATTAGTTGTTTGAACGTCACATTTTATGCTCGTGCTATATTTTACCCATGTTCGAACTGTAACTTTGTaatgaaactaaaatttaattctttagtTTGTAAAGTACTTACATACTTTATTTCGGAACTCAAGTgagttacttaaaattatttaatgaatcacTTGTGGAGACTCTTGATTTAACCCTTATTATAGTTTCTGAAACaacttgtatttaataaatctatCAATTTGATAAATACGATTATGCTACTACAAACgtgtgtaaatattaaatagacaCCCTGTACACTCGAAAAATTCTATTAACAAGGGAATAAAGCAACAAGGCAAGCGTTTGAAGGCATTTGaaatgtttgaattttatttaattttttttgagaaaaaatgaaaagatacaatgttttttcattttgcaTCAAAATATCGTCAAAAAGAAGAGGAAAGGAAATGATCACACTGCAGTCACAACATatgaaatggaattttttaagtctcgaaaaaaccaaaatttttgtaattgcaCAATTTAGAGACAAAAAAGTATGCCTCTAAGAATTttgagcttttaaaaatatcatcatcAGTCTTATTTTaggtaccaaaaattttttttttttttgagcattttgttcttaattcaataaagaaaattttccctaatcgaaaatattttttcctgagTGAAGAGAAAAACAagaaacaacaatattttaaataagttttactgTATATACATTATCTTTTTTAGTAACAGTTTCActgtttttgtatatataattgacgatttagttttcaaaagacaagctaaattttttttcttcttaaataaaaaagtatcacacaatttatcaaaacaaagctttcaataaaaaaagcttttgcGTTTAAGATTTGAGAGAAAAATTGACACATTTTATACAATAAGCTTTACAAAAGCAAATAAGTAGACTGTCACTAAAAAACGtggaaaattgaaatgatttctTATGGCCAAGTAtcaaatatctcaaaaagtTTGAGCTTAATGTTCATTTTGACTAGATTTTTTCAGGCCTTAAAATTAAGTTCATTATATCTCATAAAACGAGTTTGGAATGCTCTGACCACTCTGTATTTTCCATAGTACATAAAATCAATCTTATTTTCTCCACATTTTTAGTGAAACACTCTGTAGAAAAAGTTTTAGGCCGAATACGACCATTTATCAATTATCACATTTAATTGCAGTTATCCCACCACTTTTTGCAGCAGTGGTTGAGCCATTTCGTGCTCCATTCATATCCATATATAATGCATCCGCGTCTGGAGCAAATGTTTTTTGAACAGGGGACATTGGTAAGTACAAACTTTCTGTTAAGAATGTTTTCGTATGAAGACCCGGAGACATTggtaaataatcattttcatcccCATTTTGAGATGAACTACTACTAAAATGATATGATGAGGAACAACTGGTTGTTGTTGAACCTGTAGATTTGGACGGCATTGTATGACATCGTGGTAAAAACTGTAATGATATGGCGGGAGGATATCGTAGTGATGTGAACGATGACGGTGCTAATGGTAAATCATCCAAATTATCTTCGCTGTAGCTGTCTAGTCGAAGACGGTCCTGAAATTTTCGAGGTGGTAACGGTGGAGGAGTACATGcacgttttaaaataatttccacaGGATCTTCGTAATGATTTGGTGTTTTTGATTGTTGTGCTTGTGAGAATGGTGATTGTTTTGTCGATGAGTTAGTGTTGGATTCGGTATTGGCTGGAGGAACATCCTCAGATATTTCTTCGTAAATCCCAGATGCAATTGATACGCCAGATTCGCGTCGATTTGCAATTgcctttttatttctataaaatattaataaaaaaaattggttaattttagtttgaaaattgTACGGACACAGCCCTAAATTTGCGATCAAAACTGAAATACTTACATATTTGGAAATAGAGGCATTAAAATATCCTGAGAGAAAACTTCATCAAACGAATCATCACATCCTCTAATCATATTTGGGCCACATCCTAACAATCCCAAGCCCGTAGTAATCAAGGCTGATGCTGTTTTACTCTTCAAAACCAAACCAGAATCATCCGAAGCCATTGATATACGTACACCCGAATCTTGTGATCCATGATTTGATCTTAAATTCACCGGTGTTACATTATCGGCAGGGCTGCAAGAAGATAGTCCCGAATCTCGTAAACTTTCTGTATCGGCTGTAAATGATTGACGTAAATCTCCTTCGCTTCGACTTAACCGCCGATTTGATGTCGTTAATgatgatgaaataaataatcgTTGTACACGTCcacgattatttaatttttgtaataattgtggagcattttgacaaaataaatgtaattggcCGGCGCCAGCAGAAAATtcactagaaaaaaattaaaaattttattttccttaaaaagttCGTGGAAATTTTAAAgaggaaaatgatttttacctGCTTGTATgtagaatacaaatttttttgtcatctGTACTCACACCAGTGGCGgctaaatgaaattgtaataaatgttgCCATGGTAATATTAATCGAGGATGTCCATTTGTTGGGTCACTAATACAAACACCGTGAGGTCCTGTCGATAATGTTCCATATAATCCAAATAATGCTGCCAAACGGGAGTGTTGGTTATCGATTAAAGATACAGCAAAAGTACCTTCACGCactgtaacaaaaatatttaaacgtaagtttaattttacataacatattttatttgagtacattttgtaattgtttcaaatttcaattttttttttgttagaaaggAAAACAGAATTTTTACGCAATATATTAACCGAGGTCAATAATTTAGTTTGAACATTGAATTGgatcaaacaaataataaatcacGCACATGTTCGATGTCTGATAACCTtgaatgaatcaattttgaaattagttttaCATAATATACTTCATTATGTTACATTTTGTATACATTTCACTATTAGACACAAATAAATGACATGGAATTTGgcaatatttcagaaactatgcaCCCAAACTTCAAATGAGcccgattttttcgaaattggggatgaaaaattatttattattttctcgaCTTTCAGCCAGTTTCTTTCAGAGGTGTTtgggaaaaatttgaaaagattttgcctaagagaataaaaaaaaatgggttCATTTGATAGAtagtagaatattttttatattatcgcttaaaattttatctgggaattggataaaaatcatcGTCTACGTTCtacgatattaaaataaaaaaaatccattttgatTTAGGCTGGTTGCCaagattttaaatttctctGATTTTCATAATTCCCAGTCAATTATATTATCtgataattattcattttctcGATTTGTTGTCACTTTATTTCTTCAACAATTTTACCATAAAAGTCCTTTTTCGGAGCTTTGAGACTATGACCCTGTGTTAGACCTTATAAACCTTGTATCTTTTGGAATACTATAAAAACCATGAGTTTAAAGCAAATGGAAGTTAACGATAGCAAGGAGGGATCACCATAGTCTGATCGTGGACCatcaaataatttacataacatAATTTACTTTGGTACATATTATACCAAATTATTTAATGACGTgtacttaataaatattatcctAATTGTAAACATTAGATTGGAGCCAAAATGTAaaggaataatattatttctcataATGTAAATATAGCgatatacggggtgttccaaaccacccgtccaggctgattattctgaatagtttaaaaaaaaaattgaaacgaaaaaacacgtatcaaatattttttgaaactctatctaaccataccaaaaacaccctccaccctcaacccctgttaggggtagggggtgtaacttgaaaaaatcaaatggaaacccctatttttttctgcagattcggattcttcagaagaaaagacaaacattttgtctaagaaattttttccgattttcggtagatcgcgctacaatcgacaaaaatcgttcttttagatttggcataagaattgcgccgttcaatgacaaaaatcaaaacgaaaaagtaaaaataaaaataaaaacacaaacacacaaaaccaaaacaaaaacaacacaaaagttagaaattcaacgaaaataaaagagaagcgaaaatgtcgaattgcggtaattgaggtaaaccactagacaattgggaggatgctaaataaagctcttagaaagaattagatatgaatcattttagatttaattttttttcagactttctaaaataaaaaaaaacatttttacaaaaataatttttctaaatcataataaaatatgaaaaacaaaaacagaatagtcttttcttcaaaaaaacaaaaacaaaattgaaaataactattctcgactcaaaaaacttttctcgccttcacttgaactgcaattctaatgccaaatctaaaagaacgatttttgtcgattgtagcgtgatctaccgaaaatcgggaaaaatttcttagacaaaatgtttgtcttttcttctgaagaatccaaatctgcagaaaaaaataggggtttccatttgattttttcaagttacaccccctacccctaacaggggttgagggtggagggtgtttttggtatggttagatagagtttcaaaaaatatttgatacgtgttttttcgtttcaattttttttgaaaactattcagaataatcagcctggacgggtggtttggaacaccccgtatataACTGTCGCCTAAGTAGCATTAAACATTTTCATTACTGGCTGTAGCAAGCAAAGATTTATTATAcctgattttcattttattaaaattgtgttatttaaataaaataaataaataagtagatAAAACACGTGTCATTATTTACTTGAAGATTATAATAGTTAGGCACTTTCCTTTTACATTAAGTCGAGATTGTTGgtaaatcatttaatatttattagcgTCTATACTTGAGTTCCTTTATAGAGGCCAGCGATGTAACCAAACTTCCCTCTTGATCAGGACATGATTAAGCACATGATACTCAAAGGGTAAAAGGGACAGAAGAAGCAGCCCAAATAGCTAATGGGGCGAGCTAAGTTTCAGCTTGCCCCCACAAAGGCCgataaacttaatagttgatcgccacAGACTCCAGATATCTCTGCTTCTCCTCTCCTTTATACTCTGATGGTACTATTTGATTAGTTGCTTTTATATCtgcgatatttatattaattataatgcaAGTCTTAGTTCATTCGGCTGCAGCTTTTTGTTCGGTATACATCTTTTTTAAGCTATTTATttgtttctattattattttctcataattttgaacagtttttttccaaatatctcgAATTATTACCGCAGAAATCTGTGATTTTGACAGACAATGATCCTTATACTCAAGGAAGCTAGAAAAAATTCCAACCAGTAGTTAACAGATCCCTTCCCTGACCACGGATTTACCAATATTTAGTTGGTATGTGTTCATTTTTacgccaaaatttttgaattactttCCTCTattggaaaatttgattttcaaaatttgatttttagtttatatttgatAGATCTCACACAATTGAGTGAGCATAATTTCGTTCGAGCAATTTATGAAAAGAATGAGACATTTAGGAAAGAAAGTTTTTTCACGTACATCATTGGATAggtcttaaaaaataataaaaaccttcTAATGACTTAACTCTACTGCTATCTGCTTTTGGCATAATAGGTAGCTTAATATATGAGAGTATTCAAATTTTGGCTTTAGGGGGGGGCAGGCTATCATGACGTTAGCGTAGAAAAGATCATGCTAGAAAATATCGAAAGGTAAGTAAGTATTCAAATATCACATGCATACTTAACTCGAACCAAATACCCTGACTCATTTCAAACTTAGAAAACTGTTTAGTGTAAATGGAAAGCAACAAACAACTTATAAGAGGCTTAAGAGAATTATCTTCTCCAGaatttagtttaaacaatattttatttaggaaAGCGGATGTTTTTCACTTAAATAAGTAGTATACAGGAAAATTGGTatcaatttgaattaattaataaatacttcatttaagtacctattagtattattaaatacgataaataaataaacttctcaagaaaatatatatattcagagtaaatgtttgtttattcagtttttaccgaaaatttccagttttaatgattttaatagtaATTAACGCATATTAATTGTTAAGATAATTATCTAGGATAATTAATAAGAGTTCCAATTGATAAAAATCTACCACTATCAACAATATTGATCAATAGTTTGAATTTAACATAATCGGTAAAAGAATTGAAACtggttgaaaaattaatgattttatttctgAAACTAAACCGGACCGGTATATGAAATTTATCTTAGCCGAGACGGAAAAAAACTCAACGCCTCGAGAACTCGAGAAATAAATTCCATGCGCGAGGTAACTAAAAAAACATGCAGATAATAGATTATATCCAAACTCAAATTCTAGTACAATCGAAGTTTTCGACATCGCCAACCAAGATAAAGAAGAGGATCTCAAACTAAACAATGAATTATTTGAACTTTAACTAAAAAGACCATTCAGACAGCTAAAACTTCCGACAAAACCAGTCACACTCATTTAactagaaattttataaaaaaataatttctgtgaTTTGAGTCACTGGGCAACGAACGCctacttttgaaaaatgtacaaaaacaaatttttcgagaatTCTCGAGCAAAAaccctaggttaggttaggttggagTGGCTGTTCTGGGGGTGGGACACTTAGACCGTagggtccattgtgataccgaaaaacgGTTGTGTAGAAACCCTAATGTtaagtgattttaatttaaacaaattaagatTTTGTGAACCGTTAATGATCAACCGACTCAGTAGCCGAGCGTATTAAGGCGTATTTACTTGCTTTGACCACTGGCTTTGAGGTTGGGATCACActatcgtcgcttggataagaacgaagtaaccgactccacccacatcctaaaattaattgtataatcgGGTgtggtttaataaataaataaagattaaaaataatgatgtgggtggcctctgttacaTGGTCTGGTTAACTGAGGTTGAActccattatttttattattattaatgatcaCCAAGTGTAAATAagttcttttttcaaaatttatttccaaatgttaattatattcaacagaaaaactataaaactgaatgtttaatttcatttttcccaccttttaaaaacaaaatttcacattCGATTAAGCTTGTTTGAAATTACCTCCTTTTTATTACTAGATAATGGATAATGGATTTTTTCctcacatttttataaaataatacgttTTGTTTAGGTATTAACTGCGCCattattgatttgtttataGTACGAATGCattaaacaaatcaatttaaTGCTCCAAGTGATTATTATGCaaacgtataaaaataattatttaaagaaatattaatattaaaaaccagtttcatttgaaacatttacACAATTGCAGATGCTATGCTGATAGCATCCAACGTTTACGATTATGGGTAGCATTTGAAAAACTAAACGTCCAATTGCCAAACGAgcccaatttttatattttcgaatcaaaattagtctagtaaatttttttaatccaatttggagataatttaattgattttttgctCCCTCTCTCTTAACTCGTAGTGTCTGTGTGTTTGCAtaccaaaagaaaaatttttttcgttcaaaaaattaattctagtataattttggatttttcagaGACAAtcgcaatgaaaaattttgtttcggaattttatgaaactttgatatataattttgatacaaaaaaaaaacaccgtcatttaacgattgggtaagaagttttggaaatatcgccggaaatattttacgaaaagCTTTATATTTCTTGATTCGGTGATTTTGAaggtatctcaaaaaatattcattctaaTATTAAGAATGTGAAAGTAATTCTGTCTATTACGTTTTCAAGCATAAACCGCTgtaccaattttgatgatttctgGTTTAGAGATAGGATCTTAGGAAAAGACAAAGGATACTTCTTATCacgaaaataaaacttgaaggggatgaaatagGGAATGAAAGTTCGTGTGTGGAATCAATCATTTCTCAAGTCAGGGTTAGGTTATACACAGTATTATAGCTTACATATCACAATAGGACGGACTATAGTCCATTTTCATTTGTACGTTAATATCTAAATCACAACTTcccgaaaataagaaaaacaaccCTTTCCACTTCTATTCACATTAGAATGATGGGGTTTTTTTCCATTCGACGCGTAATAAAAggaaattaatagaaaaattttaagacaaaCCTTCCGAAAATGGGAAAACACCCCTAAAACTACAAGGGAGGGGCAAAGAACGTTCTCTATATCATCTCGCGAACGATGCCGTTGGAAAAAGATagtatgtaaataaacaaatttgggATGCTTTGAGCCTAAATAGGATGTAATTGACcgtttagtttacaaaaaaacaataagcaaatattactttt includes:
- the LOC123300706 gene encoding bifunctional methylenetetrahydrofolate dehydrogenase/cyclohydrolase, mitochondrial, which produces MNMIANSLKNYLKCRQIQINFHRFSAVLLDGKRISKQVQNEIKAKLDYRQKNGLKVPQLTVIQVGNNAASETYIKNKLAAAKYVGIDSKVINFNENVSEKDLISCIKDLNTDANVNGILVQLPLPNHIDKKLICNIINPNKDVDGFHYQNAGKMFYDIENSIKACTPLAVVEILKRSNIQTLGKTAVVCGRSKNVGLPIALLLQADSKKTKWGLDATVSICNRNTSRSQLSDLCKLADIIISATGVPNLITADIVKPGACIIDVGITRIQNENGTFKLVGDVNFEGVSKVAGHITPVPGGVGPMTVAMLMQNVLNTVES
- the LOC123299922 gene encoding uncharacterized protein LOC123299922, which produces MAAQDVLSGYLDVKVSLRQRRRGFTPWKVWRKQWCELRHVGGSQHVVEFRVNSTRNGPSPSNFIIPRNAVLCRTESRSKRFAFGIFSHGNIRKPIFFLSGNSETDTQKWIEQFRRMLTPAKYLPLREGTFAVSLIDNQHSRLAALFGLYGTLSTGPHGVCISDPTNGHPRLILPWQHLLQFHLAATGVSTDDKKICILHTSSEFSAGAGQLHLFCQNAPQLLQKLNNRGRVQRLFISSSLTTSNRRLSRSEGDLRQSFTADTESLRDSGLSSCSPADNVTPVNLRSNHGSQDSGVRISMASDDSGLVLKSKTASALITTGLGLLGCGPNMIRGCDDSFDEVFSQDILMPLFPNINKKAIANRRESGVSIASGIYEEISEDVPPANTESNTNSSTKQSPFSQAQQSKTPNHYEDPVEIILKRACTPPPLPPRKFQDRLRLDSYSEDNLDDLPLAPSSFTSLRYPPAISLQFLPRCHTMPSKSTGSTTTSCSSSYHFSSSSSQNGDENDYLPMSPGLHTKTFLTESLYLPMSPVQKTFAPDADALYMDMNGARNGSTTAAKSGGITAIKCDN